A stretch of DNA from Verrucomicrobiia bacterium:
CCGCACCGGCGCACTCACTCCTGTCGCCGAGTTGGAACCCGTCTTTCTCGCTGGCAGCACCATCAGCCGTGCCACGCTGCACAATGAAGAAGAGCTTCGCCGCAAAGACATCCGCGTGGGTGATACCGTCATCATCGAAAAGGCGGGTGAAGTCATCCCCGCCGTCGTCGGTGTTGTGCAAGAACAACGCACGGGCAAGGAACAGGTCTTTGAATTTCCAAAAGTATGCCCGGAATGCGGCTCCAAAGTCTCTCGTGATTCCATTGGCGGCGAAGAGATGGTCGTGTGGCGTTGCGTGAATCTCGATTGCCCCGCCCAAGTGCGTGGCCGTCTCGAACACTGGTGCGCTCGCGGAGCCATGGATATAGAAGGCGGCGGCGAGGTCCTCGTGAACCAGCTTGTTAAGAACAATCTCGCCCGTGACGTGGCCGACCTCTACCAGCTTACCGTGGAGCAAGTCGCCAACCTCGAACGCATGGGCGAGAAATCCGCGCGCAATTTCATCGATGGCGTCACAGCGAGTAAATCCCGCGATCTCTGGAGACTCCTCTTCGGCCTCGGCATCCTGCATGTCGGTGTCGGCGGCGCAAAGTCCCTTGGCCGTAGCTTCGCCAGCTTGGATGACATCCTAAACGCCACTGAAGAACAACTGGTGGAAGCCGATGACGTGGGCGAAGTCATCGTGAAAAGTATCGTACAATGGCGCAATGATGAACGCACCCGCGCGCTCATCGAACGCCTGCGCACTGCCGGTCTGAATTTCAAATCCGAACTCTACCAGGCCGCTCCTCCCAGCGGCCCTTTCACCGGCAAGACCTTCGTGCTCACCGGTACCTTGCCCACCATGTCCCGCGAAGTCGCCGCCGCGAAGATCGAAGCCCTCGGCGGCAAAGTCAGCGGCAGCGTGAGCAAGAAGACCGATTACGTCCTCGCCGGTGAAGAAGCTGGCTCCAAACTCGAGAAAGCCCAAAAACTCGGCGTCAAGATCATCGACGAAGCCGAATTTCTGAAGATGACCGCATAAAAGTCCACCCACCTTGATGAATTACCCATGCGGCCTAAAGCCACTCTTCCTTCTCCCCTCGGAGGGGAGAAGGATTGAGGATGAGGGGTGCCCCTATTCGTCCTCGTCGTCCTTGATTCTCTTCTTCTAAAAAACAAAAAGCCGGTCGAACCTTTCAGTCCGACCGGCTCTGCAAAACCTGCTTTCCTTACTTCTTCACATCGTAGCACAGGATGATCTCCTGATCGCGGAGATACAGCTTGCCGTTCACGATGACCGGATGC
This window harbors:
- the ligA gene encoding NAD-dependent DNA ligase LigA: MTQDEARKRHTILAEQLRQHDHAYYVLAKPSISDREYDTLYRELLDLEKAHPDLSTADSPSQRVGGHVASSFAQVKHALSMLSLDNTYSQEEVRDFVNRLQKLLPNEKLEWVVEPKVDGIAISLRFENGVFTTGATRGDGTTGDDITSNLKTIRSIPLKLNAKSTPPPVFEARGEVYMTRDGFAKLNAEKAAAGEELYANPRNTTAGSLKQLDSKLVAKRPLDIVLYGTGAITAAEGSPMPMTHVDMLKLLQSYGFKIAERYWVCGSTEELLAAITELDQVRRNFNYDTDGAVIKLNSYAQRERAGYTSKAPRWAMAYKYQAEQAATKLKSITIQVGRTGALTPVAELEPVFLAGSTISRATLHNEEELRRKDIRVGDTVIIEKAGEVIPAVVGVVQEQRTGKEQVFEFPKVCPECGSKVSRDSIGGEEMVVWRCVNLDCPAQVRGRLEHWCARGAMDIEGGGEVLVNQLVKNNLARDVADLYQLTVEQVANLERMGEKSARNFIDGVTASKSRDLWRLLFGLGILHVGVGGAKSLGRSFASLDDILNATEEQLVEADDVGEVIVKSIVQWRNDERTRALIERLRTAGLNFKSELYQAAPPSGPFTGKTFVLTGTLPTMSREVAAAKIEALGGKVSGSVSKKTDYVLAGEEAGSKLEKAQKLGVKIIDEAEFLKMTA